The following are encoded together in the Vigna angularis cultivar LongXiaoDou No.4 chromosome 9, ASM1680809v1, whole genome shotgun sequence genome:
- the LOC128193975 gene encoding uncharacterized protein LOC128193975 — MVIIPKQCKIIWFCSLHRKMKNDLRTMLQGVIGKSRGQLVQILYPKCNQQVDSWECGFYVMCWIKTIIRAVITDDWNERFKTTSPIAEDTINQIRQEWTAYLLQRWS; from the exons atggttatcattcccaaacaatgtaaaattatatggttttgttcgttgcacaggaagatgaaaaatgacttgagaaccatgcttcaagg agttattggtaaatctcgtggtcaattggttcaaattttgtatccaaag tgtaaccagcaggtagattcatgggaatgtggcttctatgtgatgtgttggattaagaccatcattcgagctgtcattacagatgactggaatgag cgcttcaagactACATCGCCTATtgcagaggacacaattaaccagataaggcaggagtggaccgcttatcttctacaaagatggagttag
- the LOC108346588 gene encoding xanthosine methyltransferase 2: protein MMATERVLHMNGGEGETSYTKNSLLQRKVASMVKPILEDTVKLLMSKTSSERCWKVADLGCSSGPNSLLFVSNMLSIMDNVNLSLNQRTPRVLQIYMNDLFGNDFNSIFKLIPDFFQRIHEEKNDNHVRCFIHATPGSFYGRLFPDDYIHFFHSSYSLHWLSQAPKSSRNTDEPLNKGNVYITSTSSHSIREAYFSQFEKNFELFLKSRSEEVKSDGIMVLTFIGRDETHKIGNPAEVIGMVLNDMVQEGLLEEKKLDFFDLPIYGPTAEEVRQVIEEEGSFAIQTLRTFNIGWDANLHEDVDDSILDSKMKGEFVAKSIRAVFEPLLSVEFGEDTTDELFKRFEKKVSQLIEFQTLEYTNVSVSMAKAS from the exons ATGATGGCAACAGAGAGAGTGCTTCACATGAATGGTGGTGAAGGAGAAACCAGCTATACCAAAAACTCCTTACTTCAG AGAAAAGTGGCAAGCATGGTGAAACCTATACTTGAAGATACTGTAAAACTGTTGATGTCAAAGACAAGTTCAGAAAGGTGTTGGAAAGTAGCAGATTTGGGATGCTCTTCCGGACCAAATTCACTCTTATTTGTGTCAAATATGTTGAGCATAATGGATAATGTTAACCTGAGCTTAAACCAGCGTACGCCACGTGTATTGCAAATTTACATGAATGATCTATTTGGAAATGATTTCAATAGCATCTTCAAGTTGATCCCCGACTTCTTCCAAAGAATACATGAAGAAAAAAACGACAACCATGTACGATGTTTTATTCATGCAACACCTGGAAGCTTCTACGGAAGACTTTTTCCTGATGATTACATCCACTTCTTTCATTCTTCTTACAGTCTTCACTGGCTATCACAG GCACCAAAAAGCTCGAGAAACACAGACGAACCACTCAACAAGGGAAATGTTTATATAACAAGTACAAGCTCTCATTCCATCCGTGAAGCATACTTTAGCcaatttgaaaagaatttcGAACTTTTTCTAAAATCACGTTCAGAGGAAGTAAAGTCAGATGGTATTATGGTACTTACATTCATCGGTAGAGATGAAACCCATAAAATTGGTAATCCTGCAGAGGTAATTGGAATGGTACTCAATGACATGGTCCAAGAG GGTCTActtgaagagaaaaaattagACTTCTTTGATCTACCTATATATGGTCCCACTGCTGAAGAAGTTAGGCAAGTGATTGAAGAAGAAGGATCCTTTGCCATTCAAACATTGAGGACTTTCAACATAGGTTGGGATGCAAATCTTCACGAGGATGTCGATGATTCTATACTTGATAGCAAAATGAAAGGAGAGTTCGTAGCCAAGTCCATTAGAGCTGTTTTTGAACCTCTTTTGTCAGTTGAGTTTGGGGAAGATACCACGGATGAATTGTTCaaaagatttgaaaagaaaGTTTCCCAACTCATTGAATTTCAGACTTTGGAGTATACTAATGTGTCAGTGTCCATGGCCAAAGCTTCTTga